The following are from one region of the Streptomyces changanensis genome:
- a CDS encoding glycosyl hydrolase, producing MRTPRSGVLTLAAALAAVGLTGPAASPAAAATVPAGAGSYSDTRPPGTSGPTTNTGAPVTPKLTPAAAGKPVPTNDWWSSLAFQRYGDNPYSTPMYGHPLTYQATAAGLDVGYPTTPAVVGDGRQYEFAHKRDLTLGLTGLNAPDTRADAWSDWTVTPYWSDGTRTLRTTIGHGLPFVYAKGSGGSASVTTAAPPTVFADQGHVLGITVNGHHYALFAPTGSDWTVSGSSLTAGLGGKDYFSLAVLPSTDALAAFRKYAYSFVTGSQATWSSAGGTVRATYTLTTQPQEGTETGTLQALYRHQWLHTADPLTAYTYVSPRGTMKVRESRTFTTAQRAAAVLPALPRASGTDPARLRGYLAEVVNAPDPFSGATDTYWTGKALGRLAQLVPVAEQIGETATRDRLVGLLKGRLQEWFTAGGPSEFSYDRTWKTLTGYPASYGSDTELNDHHFHYSYYVYAAAIVAQYDPSWAADPAWGTMVKTLVRDAANPSRTDAAFPFLRGFDVYAGHSWASGHQGFAAGNNQESSSESTNLSAGLVLWGAATGDTALRDLGTFLLTTESEAIAQYWFDADQQVFPASFGHDTAGMVWGSGAAYSTWWTANPEEIHGINVLPVTGGSLHLAARKDAIRRNIAEMERENGGQAVEWRDILWEFQSLADPAAAKAKWDAQHAGYTPEQGESKAHTYHWLTTLDTLGAPDATVAGDLPTSAVFTKGAVRTYAAHNHGSTARTVTFSDGAKLTVPARSTATGTGTDPGGPGEPGPSTGDTFQLRTGGTLTTATGAQAGADTIASAGGANHDGTPHRPLVYEAKGVNGTLRPGAATAFRLQVDAGTAVGLGQQARVSYDLTGDGTVDRTETYHYFATDPVTGWEEYTQGSGPKAVTGTLGDLRDGTVRLEVWHAIGTSTARLQTGTDRSVLVIPYT from the coding sequence ATGAGAACCCCCCGCTCAGGCGTCCTCACGCTCGCCGCGGCCCTCGCCGCCGTGGGACTGACCGGCCCGGCCGCCTCCCCCGCGGCCGCCGCCACGGTCCCGGCCGGCGCGGGCAGCTACTCCGACACCCGGCCACCCGGCACGTCGGGCCCCACCACCAACACGGGCGCCCCCGTCACCCCCAAGCTCACCCCCGCCGCGGCCGGCAAGCCGGTCCCGACCAACGACTGGTGGTCGTCCCTCGCCTTCCAGCGCTACGGCGACAACCCGTACTCGACGCCCATGTACGGCCACCCGCTCACGTACCAGGCCACCGCCGCCGGCCTCGACGTGGGCTACCCGACCACGCCCGCCGTCGTCGGCGACGGCCGCCAGTACGAGTTCGCCCACAAGCGCGACCTCACCCTCGGCCTGACCGGCCTCAACGCCCCCGACACCCGGGCCGACGCCTGGTCGGACTGGACCGTCACCCCGTACTGGTCCGACGGCACGCGCACCCTGCGCACCACCATCGGCCACGGCCTGCCCTTCGTGTACGCCAAGGGCAGCGGCGGCAGCGCCAGCGTCACCACCGCCGCCCCGCCCACGGTCTTCGCCGACCAGGGCCACGTCCTCGGCATCACCGTCAACGGCCACCACTACGCCCTCTTCGCCCCCACCGGCAGCGACTGGACGGTCTCCGGCTCCTCCCTCACGGCCGGTCTGGGCGGCAAGGACTACTTCTCGCTCGCCGTCCTGCCGTCCACGGACGCCCTGGCCGCCTTCCGCAAGTACGCCTACAGCTTCGTCACCGGCTCCCAGGCCACCTGGAGCTCCGCCGGCGGCACCGTACGCGCCACCTACACCCTCACCACCCAGCCCCAGGAGGGCACGGAGACCGGCACCCTCCAGGCCCTCTACCGCCACCAGTGGCTGCACACCGCCGACCCCCTCACGGCGTACACGTATGTCTCGCCGCGCGGCACGATGAAGGTCCGCGAGTCCCGCACCTTCACCACCGCCCAGCGCGCCGCGGCCGTCCTGCCCGCCCTGCCCCGGGCCTCCGGCACCGACCCGGCCCGGCTGCGCGGTTACCTCGCCGAGGTGGTGAACGCCCCCGACCCGTTCTCCGGCGCCACCGACACCTACTGGACCGGCAAGGCCCTCGGCCGGCTCGCCCAGCTCGTCCCCGTCGCCGAGCAGATCGGTGAGACGGCGACCCGCGACCGGCTGGTCGGCCTGCTCAAGGGCCGGCTCCAGGAGTGGTTCACCGCGGGTGGCCCGAGCGAGTTCTCCTACGACCGGACGTGGAAGACCCTCACCGGCTACCCGGCCTCCTACGGCAGCGACACCGAGCTCAACGACCACCACTTCCACTACTCGTACTACGTCTACGCCGCGGCGATCGTCGCCCAGTACGACCCGTCCTGGGCCGCCGACCCGGCGTGGGGCACCATGGTGAAGACCCTCGTCCGGGACGCCGCCAACCCCAGCCGCACCGACGCCGCCTTCCCCTTCCTGCGCGGCTTCGACGTGTACGCCGGGCACAGCTGGGCCTCCGGCCACCAGGGCTTCGCGGCCGGCAACAACCAGGAGTCGTCGTCGGAGTCCACCAACCTCAGCGCCGGCCTCGTCCTGTGGGGCGCGGCCACCGGTGACACGGCCCTGCGCGACCTGGGCACCTTCCTGCTGACCACCGAGTCCGAGGCCATCGCCCAGTACTGGTTCGACGCCGACCAGCAGGTCTTCCCGGCCTCCTTCGGCCACGACACGGCCGGCATGGTGTGGGGGAGCGGCGCCGCCTACTCCACCTGGTGGACCGCCAACCCCGAGGAGATCCACGGCATCAACGTCCTCCCCGTGACCGGCGGCTCCCTCCACCTCGCCGCCCGCAAGGACGCCATCCGCCGCAACATCGCCGAGATGGAGCGCGAGAACGGCGGCCAGGCCGTCGAGTGGCGCGACATCCTGTGGGAGTTCCAGTCGCTCGCCGACCCGGCGGCCGCCAAGGCCAAGTGGGACGCGCAGCACGCCGGGTACACCCCGGAGCAGGGCGAGTCGAAGGCGCACACGTACCACTGGCTCACGACCCTCGACACCCTGGGCGCGCCGGACGCCACGGTGGCGGGCGACCTGCCCACCTCGGCCGTCTTCACCAAGGGCGCCGTTCGTACCTACGCCGCCCACAACCACGGCTCGACGGCCCGGACGGTCACCTTCTCGGACGGCGCGAAGCTCACCGTCCCGGCCCGCTCCACCGCCACCGGCACCGGCACCGATCCCGGCGGCCCGGGCGAACCGGGGCCGTCCACCGGCGACACCTTCCAGCTGCGCACCGGCGGCACGCTGACCACCGCGACGGGGGCGCAGGCCGGCGCCGACACCATCGCCTCGGCCGGCGGCGCCAACCACGACGGCACCCCGCACCGGCCGCTCGTCTACGAGGCCAAGGGTGTCAACGGCACCCTGCGGCCCGGCGCCGCGACGGCCTTCCGCCTCCAGGTCGACGCCGGCACGGCCGTCGGCCTCGGACAGCAGGCCCGCGTGAGCTACGACCTCACCGGCGACGGCACCGTCGACCGCACGGAGACGTACCACTACTTCGCGACGGACCCGGTGACCGGCTGGGAGGAGTACACCCAGGGGAGCGGACCGAAGGCGGTGACCGGAACGCTCGGCGACCTCCGCGACGGCACCGTTCGGCTGGAGGTGTGGCACGCCATCGGCACCTCCACGGCGCGCCTCCAGACGGGCACGGACCGGTCGGTGCTGGTCATCCCGTATACGTAG
- a CDS encoding LacI family DNA-binding transcriptional regulator — translation MPDPTPGARPTLEAVAARAGVSRATVSRVVNGGAGVRRPLVDRVRRAVEELGYIPNHAARTLVTRRNGAVAVIIAEPEFRIFSDPFFEQQVRGISRELTAHDSQLVLLWVEGAGDYERIARYLGGGHVDGALAFSVHDDDELPAIVRRVQVPTVFGGRPGWPGATGEPAVPYVDADNRGGAREAVRYLVGQGRRRIAHIAGPRDQTSATDRLAGYRDVLLDADPGLVAQGDFTEGSGAVAMAGLLDRRPDLDAVFAANDLMASGALRVLRERGLRVPQDVAVVGFDDMESVAAATDPPLTTVRQDIEGMGRLMVRLLMRALHPDGGPGATDAAPGSVITPTELVRRASA, via the coding sequence GTGCCCGATCCGACCCCCGGGGCCCGTCCCACGCTCGAAGCCGTCGCGGCCCGCGCCGGTGTCTCCCGGGCGACGGTGTCCCGCGTCGTCAACGGCGGGGCGGGGGTGCGCCGGCCGCTGGTGGACCGGGTGCGCCGGGCCGTCGAGGAGCTCGGGTACATCCCCAACCACGCGGCGCGGACGCTGGTGACCCGGCGCAACGGCGCCGTGGCGGTGATCATCGCCGAGCCGGAGTTCCGGATCTTCTCCGACCCGTTCTTCGAGCAGCAGGTGCGCGGCATCAGCCGCGAGCTGACGGCGCACGACTCGCAGCTCGTGCTGCTCTGGGTGGAAGGCGCGGGCGACTACGAGCGGATCGCCCGCTACCTGGGCGGCGGCCACGTCGACGGCGCGCTCGCCTTCTCCGTGCACGACGACGACGAGCTGCCCGCGATCGTCCGCCGGGTGCAGGTGCCGACCGTCTTCGGCGGCCGGCCCGGCTGGCCGGGGGCCACCGGGGAGCCGGCCGTGCCGTACGTGGACGCCGACAACCGCGGCGGCGCCCGGGAGGCCGTGCGCTACCTGGTCGGCCAGGGGCGCCGGCGGATCGCGCACATCGCGGGGCCGCGCGACCAGACGTCGGCGACGGACCGGCTCGCCGGGTACCGGGACGTGCTGCTGGACGCCGACCCGGGTCTGGTGGCCCAGGGCGACTTCACGGAGGGCAGCGGCGCCGTGGCGATGGCCGGGCTGCTGGACCGGCGGCCCGACCTGGACGCGGTGTTCGCGGCCAACGACCTGATGGCCTCGGGAGCCCTGCGGGTGCTCCGGGAGCGCGGGCTGCGGGTGCCGCAGGACGTGGCGGTGGTCGGCTTCGACGACATGGAGTCCGTCGCCGCGGCGACGGACCCGCCGTTGACGACGGTCCGCCAGGACATCGAGGGGATGGGCCGGCTCATGGTGCGGCTGCTGATGCGGGCGCTCCACCCGGACGGCGGGCCCGGGGCGACGGACGCCGCCCCGGGCTCGGTGATCACGCCGACGGAGCTGGTCCGCCGGGCCTCCGCGTGA
- a CDS encoding M1 family metallopeptidase — MHRRLIVPGAIAASLMLAIPASAANFQPGAPGIGDPYYPASGNGGYDVGHYDLRLKYQPATDLLEGTATLIATPTQDLSRFNLDLGLTTHEVRVNGRKAEFRTSGAQELEVTPASPLPRNRPVSVVVRYSGKPSEVKIGGWTAWHRTPDGGVAAQEPDSAAWWFPSNDHPLDKATFDVSVSVPDGTQAISNGVLQSQSSRLGWTRFNWRSDKPQATYLATLAVGRFDITTDTTAGGLPVLNAYSKDLGANAGAARASLERTAEVAEWLEEVFGPYPFNALGGYVPNVRSGYALETQTRPFYSPRQFASGSNVSVVVHELAHQWYGDSVSVEGWKDIWINEGFARYSQWLWSEKEGEGTAQELADWVYASRPADDPFWTVKPGDPGPDDQFHVAVYDRGALALQALRNEIGDEDFFRILKGWPTERAYGNAEVADFVAYAERISGKRLGALFDTWLYQPSKPQAPAATGDRTAARSAAPAVADPAPAAPPKSWAKIAATNTVHDTGHPVHEGGHRH; from the coding sequence GTGCACCGCAGACTGATCGTCCCGGGCGCGATCGCGGCCTCCCTGATGCTGGCGATCCCGGCGTCGGCCGCGAACTTCCAGCCGGGGGCACCGGGCATCGGCGATCCCTACTACCCGGCCAGCGGCAACGGCGGATACGACGTCGGCCACTACGACCTGCGGCTCAAGTACCAGCCGGCGACGGACCTGCTGGAGGGGACGGCGACGCTCATCGCCACCCCGACGCAGGACCTGTCGCGCTTCAACCTCGACCTCGGCCTGACGACGCACGAGGTGCGGGTCAACGGCCGCAAGGCGGAGTTCCGGACGTCGGGTGCCCAGGAGCTGGAGGTCACCCCCGCCTCGCCGCTGCCGAGGAACCGACCGGTTTCGGTCGTCGTGCGGTACTCCGGCAAGCCGTCCGAGGTGAAGATCGGCGGATGGACCGCCTGGCACCGCACCCCGGACGGCGGGGTCGCCGCGCAGGAGCCGGACTCCGCCGCGTGGTGGTTCCCGTCCAACGACCACCCGCTCGACAAGGCCACCTTCGACGTCTCGGTCTCCGTCCCGGACGGCACGCAGGCGATCAGCAACGGCGTGCTCCAGTCGCAGAGCTCGCGGCTCGGCTGGACGCGCTTCAACTGGCGCTCCGACAAGCCGCAGGCGACCTACCTGGCCACCCTCGCGGTCGGCAGGTTCGACATCACGACCGACACCACCGCCGGCGGCCTGCCCGTCCTCAACGCCTACAGCAAGGACCTCGGGGCGAACGCGGGCGCCGCCCGGGCCAGCCTGGAGCGCACGGCGGAGGTCGCGGAGTGGCTGGAGGAGGTCTTCGGCCCGTACCCGTTCAACGCCCTCGGCGGGTACGTCCCCAACGTGCGCAGCGGGTACGCGCTGGAGACGCAGACCCGGCCCTTCTACAGCCCGCGCCAGTTCGCGAGCGGCTCCAACGTCTCGGTGGTCGTCCACGAGCTGGCCCACCAGTGGTACGGCGACAGCGTGTCCGTCGAGGGGTGGAAGGACATCTGGATCAACGAGGGCTTCGCCCGGTACAGCCAGTGGCTCTGGTCCGAGAAGGAGGGCGAGGGCACCGCGCAGGAGCTGGCGGACTGGGTGTACGCCTCCCGTCCGGCCGACGACCCGTTCTGGACGGTCAAGCCGGGCGACCCGGGACCGGACGACCAGTTCCACGTGGCCGTCTACGACCGGGGCGCCCTGGCCCTCCAGGCGCTGCGGAACGAGATCGGTGACGAGGACTTCTTCCGGATCCTGAAGGGCTGGCCGACCGAGCGGGCCTACGGCAACGCGGAGGTCGCCGACTTCGTCGCCTACGCGGAGCGGATCTCCGGCAAGCGGCTCGGCGCCCTCTTCGACACCTGGCTGTACCAGCCGTCGAAGCCGCAGGCCCCGGCCGCCACCGGGGACCGGACGGCCGCGCGGTCGGCGGCGCCGGCCGTGGCGGACCCGGCGCCCGCGGCGCCCCCGAAGTCGTGGGCGAAGATCGCCGCGACGAACACCGTGCACGACACCGGCCACCCGGTCCACGAGGGGGGTCACCGCCACTGA
- a CDS encoding Xaa-Pro dipeptidyl-peptidase: MPIRTRRSLPHALGPAARTGGTPTPRGAAAVTVAVALASVLLPAAGAHGAPPPRPTESRPVHSYDDAVRESVWVDTGLDGDGDGRTDRVAADVVRPRATAHGLRVPVIMDASPYYSCCGRGNESQKKTYDTNGAPVLLPLHYDNYFVPRGYAYVAVDLAGTNRSDGCVDVGGRSDVLSAKAVVDWLGGRARAYTTRTGTTRAHATRWSTGDTGMIGKSWDGTVANGVAATGVRGLRTIVPIGAISSWYDYYFSQGAPLHGSGPDRLAHHVDSAEARGRCASVQRRLVEGAPRSGDRTPLWAERDYVPDASRVRASVLAVHGLQDLNVRSGHLGRWWDALAAHGVERRIWLSRTGHVDPFDFRRAAWVRTLHRWFDHHLLGYDNGVDREPMADVERAPDRWTTDRAWPPAATAATTLRPAPGRTPGGPGILGLRPAPAGATAAFTDDPSLGELDWAARIDTPTPAKTAFTTRPLTRDLRLAGSATVTVTATPDTTSAHLTAVLVDVGPATIRDYTAPGEGITTLAHRTCWGASTPGDSACFKETAARTADVDFTVVSRGWADLGTWADPDRGRPLTPGAAHALTLDLHLTDHVVPAGHRLALIVAGTDEGLVEAPPSRPTLTLDLTRTSVRVPVVGGAPAFARATLPTPPGPPAPASGPAAGATAGPVPASGDGSGRVPAAGDSSGPTLDPAGGPTTGAASGPVAGAAADAATGSAADRAADAATSPVVGPDAGPVDGAAIPRGVTAPLTGVAAPLPPRTRPLLPGAAR; encoded by the coding sequence ATGCCGATACGCACGCGGAGATCCCTCCCCCACGCCCTCGGCCCCGCCGCCCGCACGGGCGGGACCCCCACACCCCGCGGAGCGGCGGCGGTGACCGTCGCGGTCGCCCTCGCCTCCGTCCTCCTCCCGGCCGCCGGCGCCCACGGCGCCCCGCCCCCGCGCCCCACCGAGTCCCGGCCCGTCCACTCCTACGACGACGCCGTCCGCGAGTCCGTCTGGGTGGACACCGGCCTCGACGGCGACGGCGACGGCAGGACCGACCGGGTGGCCGCCGACGTCGTCCGGCCGCGCGCGACCGCGCACGGACTGCGCGTCCCCGTCATCATGGACGCCAGCCCGTACTACTCCTGCTGCGGCCGCGGCAACGAGAGCCAGAAGAAGACGTACGACACGAACGGCGCCCCCGTCCTCCTCCCGCTCCACTACGACAACTACTTCGTGCCCCGCGGCTACGCGTACGTCGCCGTCGACCTCGCCGGGACCAACCGCTCCGACGGCTGCGTCGACGTCGGCGGCCGCTCCGACGTCCTCTCCGCGAAGGCCGTCGTCGACTGGCTCGGCGGGCGCGCCCGCGCCTACACGACCCGCACCGGCACGACCCGCGCCCACGCCACGCGCTGGTCCACCGGCGACACCGGCATGATCGGCAAGAGCTGGGACGGCACGGTCGCCAACGGCGTCGCCGCGACCGGCGTCCGGGGCCTGCGGACCATCGTGCCGATCGGCGCCATCTCCTCCTGGTACGACTACTACTTCAGCCAGGGCGCCCCCCTCCACGGCTCCGGCCCCGACCGGCTCGCGCACCACGTCGACAGCGCCGAGGCGCGCGGGCGCTGCGCCTCCGTCCAGCGCCGCCTCGTCGAGGGCGCCCCCCGCTCCGGCGACCGGACCCCGCTCTGGGCGGAGCGCGACTACGTACCCGACGCCTCCCGCGTCCGGGCGAGCGTCCTCGCCGTCCACGGCCTGCAGGACCTCAACGTCCGCAGCGGGCACCTCGGCCGGTGGTGGGACGCCCTCGCCGCGCACGGCGTCGAACGGCGGATCTGGCTCTCCCGGACGGGTCACGTCGACCCCTTCGACTTCCGCCGCGCCGCGTGGGTCCGCACCCTGCACCGGTGGTTCGACCACCACCTCCTCGGATACGACAACGGCGTCGACCGGGAGCCGATGGCCGACGTCGAGCGCGCCCCGGACCGGTGGACCACCGACCGCGCCTGGCCGCCGGCCGCCACCGCCGCCACGACGCTGCGCCCCGCACCGGGCCGCACCCCCGGCGGTCCCGGCATCCTCGGGCTCCGCCCGGCACCGGCCGGCGCGACGGCGGCGTTCACCGACGACCCGTCGCTCGGCGAGCTCGACTGGGCCGCCCGGATCGACACCCCGACCCCCGCGAAGACCGCCTTCACCACCCGCCCCCTCACCCGGGACCTGCGCCTCGCCGGATCGGCCACCGTGACGGTCACCGCCACGCCCGACACCACCAGCGCCCACCTGACGGCCGTCCTCGTCGACGTCGGACCGGCGACCATCCGCGACTACACGGCGCCCGGCGAGGGGATCACCACCCTCGCCCACCGCACCTGCTGGGGAGCGAGCACCCCCGGCGACAGCGCCTGCTTCAAGGAGACCGCGGCGAGGACGGCCGATGTCGACTTCACCGTCGTCAGCCGCGGCTGGGCCGACCTCGGCACGTGGGCCGACCCTGACCGGGGCCGCCCCCTCACCCCGGGCGCCGCGCACGCCCTCACCCTCGACCTGCACCTCACCGACCACGTCGTCCCGGCCGGGCACCGGCTCGCGCTGATCGTCGCGGGGACCGACGAGGGCCTCGTGGAGGCACCGCCGTCCAGGCCCACGCTGACCCTCGACCTGACCCGCACGAGCGTCCGCGTCCCCGTCGTCGGCGGCGCACCGGCCTTCGCCCGCGCCACCCTCCCGACCCCGCCGGGCCCGCCGGCCCCGGCCTCCGGGCCCGCCGCGGGTGCCACCGCCGGCCCGGTCCCGGCCTCCGGCGACGGTTCCGGCCGGGTCCCGGCCGCCGGTGACAGCTCCGGCCCGACGCTCGACCCCGCCGGCGGGCCCACCACCGGCGCCGCCAGCGGGCCCGTCGCAGGCGCCGCCGCCGACGCCGCCACCGGATCCGCCGCCGACCGCGCCGCCGACGCCGCCACCAGCCCTGTCGTGGGCCCCGACGCAGGCCCCGTCGACGGGGCGGCCATCCCGCGCGGGGTCACCGCCCCGCTCACCGGAGTGGCCGCGCCACTCCCGCCCCGCACCCGTCCCCTGCTCCCGGGAGCCGCCCGATGA
- a CDS encoding M14 family metallopeptidase — translation MTLRRRTLAALAACTTALTLPLTALGPAQATPAAPPPRTGFETSGGARWTTLDEEQRFLAAVDRGSDRATLTTIGTTRQGRPLRLVRVTASPAAPTTVLLVCSQHGDEPSGREACLTTVRDLAHARDAHTRDFLARTTVLVVPTANPDGRAADTRHNADDIDVNRDHIALRTAEARALTRVLRDHRPHVVVDLHEYGSTPPYYAKDLLSLWPRNPNTATAVHDEAHTLSERYVRPTAARAGFSTGVYGIWTDPVTGEPIRQVAGDGQERILRNTTGVKHSVGLLVETRVEPLTPPGGDDPAPDNRRRVDSQLAALEGAFAHVTQRRARIAAATATARVAGYADRGPVLLGGADNDPPEPSEVLADPPCAYRLDAAQYAEWGDELALHGIRSVPDGDGRLVPLRQSLRALVPLLLDARAAYHVTAARPVPRCP, via the coding sequence ATGACCCTGCGCCGGCGCACCCTGGCCGCCCTCGCCGCCTGCACGACCGCCCTGACCCTGCCGCTGACCGCGCTCGGACCCGCCCAGGCCACCCCGGCCGCCCCACCGCCCCGCACCGGTTTCGAGACCAGCGGCGGTGCCCGCTGGACCACCCTCGACGAGGAGCAGCGCTTCCTCGCCGCCGTCGACCGGGGCAGCGACCGGGCCACGCTGACCACCATCGGCACCACGCGCCAGGGCCGCCCGCTCCGGCTGGTGCGGGTCACGGCGTCCCCCGCCGCGCCCACCACCGTGCTCCTCGTGTGCAGCCAGCACGGCGACGAGCCGTCGGGCCGCGAGGCGTGCCTCACCACCGTCCGCGACCTGGCCCACGCCCGGGACGCGCACACCCGCGACTTTCTCGCCCGCACCACCGTCCTCGTCGTCCCCACCGCCAACCCCGACGGCCGCGCCGCCGACACCCGCCACAACGCCGACGACATCGACGTCAACCGCGACCACATCGCCCTGCGCACCGCGGAGGCCCGCGCGCTCACCCGCGTCCTGCGGGACCACCGCCCGCACGTCGTCGTCGACCTGCACGAGTACGGATCCACCCCGCCGTACTACGCCAAGGACCTGCTCTCCCTGTGGCCCCGCAACCCCAACACCGCCACCGCCGTCCACGACGAGGCGCACACCCTCTCCGAACGGTACGTCCGCCCCACCGCCGCCCGCGCGGGCTTCAGCACCGGTGTCTACGGCATCTGGACCGACCCGGTCACCGGTGAACCGATCCGCCAGGTCGCCGGCGACGGCCAGGAGCGCATCCTGCGCAACACCACCGGCGTCAAGCACAGCGTGGGCCTCCTCGTCGAGACACGCGTCGAACCTCTCACGCCCCCCGGGGGAGACGATCCGGCCCCCGACAACCGGCGGCGCGTCGACAGCCAGCTCGCCGCGCTGGAGGGGGCGTTCGCCCACGTCACCCAGCGGCGCGCCCGGATCGCCGCCGCCACCGCGACGGCCCGCGTCGCCGGGTACGCCGACCGCGGCCCGGTCCTGCTGGGCGGCGCCGACAACGACCCGCCCGAGCCGTCCGAGGTCCTCGCCGACCCGCCCTGCGCCTACCGGCTCGACGCCGCTCAGTACGCCGAGTGGGGCGACGAACTGGCCCTGCACGGCATCCGGTCCGTGCCCGACGGCGACGGCCGCCTGGTACCGCTGCGGCAGTCGCTGCGCGCGCTGGTGCCGCTGCTGCTCGACGCCCGCGCTGCCTACCACGTCACGGCCGCGCGGCCGGTACCGCGCTGCCCCTGA
- a CDS encoding ABC transporter substrate-binding protein translates to MPIARAARRAAVRLGAVVLTGTLLAACGSGADGASDAAGGGVTLTVDLFGSFGYKEAGLYAEYEKLHPGVTIKQTDTEDEQDYWKSLQTRLAGGGGLADVQGVEVGRIASVTQQQADKFEDLAKYGAKDLKDQFAEAKWSAATTRDGRVLGLGTDVGPEAMCYRTDLFAEAGLPTDREELARAWATWDGYLELGRQYKAKAPRGSAWLDSVGSLYTIMIGQEEERYYDASGKLIYEENPAVKAAWDAATEAADAGLSAKLDQWSPQWNQAFAAGSFATIPCPAWMLGYIKGQAGDAGKGKWDIAKLPGGAGNWGGSYLTVPRAAQHKKEAYELITWLTAPEQQAKLFRKQGNFPSSTGAIAKVADAKDPYFSGAPIGRIFGDAAKAAPVQVLGVHDKNVADQITNALSEVERKGTAPDKAWANARKGVANVMG, encoded by the coding sequence ATGCCCATCGCCCGAGCCGCCAGAAGGGCCGCCGTCCGACTCGGTGCGGTCGTGCTGACCGGGACCCTGCTCGCCGCCTGCGGATCCGGCGCCGACGGCGCGTCCGACGCCGCCGGCGGCGGGGTCACGCTGACCGTCGACCTGTTCGGCTCGTTCGGCTACAAGGAGGCCGGGCTGTACGCGGAGTACGAGAAGCTGCACCCCGGGGTGACGATCAAGCAGACCGACACGGAGGACGAGCAGGACTACTGGAAGTCCCTCCAGACCCGCCTCGCGGGGGGCGGCGGGCTGGCCGACGTCCAGGGCGTCGAGGTCGGCCGCATCGCCTCCGTCACGCAGCAGCAGGCCGACAAGTTCGAGGACCTGGCCAAGTACGGCGCGAAGGACCTCAAGGACCAGTTCGCCGAGGCCAAGTGGTCGGCGGCCACCACCAGGGACGGCCGCGTCCTGGGCCTCGGCACCGACGTGGGCCCCGAGGCGATGTGCTACCGCACCGACCTGTTCGCCGAGGCCGGTCTGCCCACCGACCGCGAGGAACTCGCCCGCGCGTGGGCCACCTGGGACGGGTACCTGGAGCTCGGCAGGCAGTACAAGGCGAAGGCGCCCCGCGGGAGCGCCTGGCTGGACAGCGTGGGCAGCCTCTACACGATCATGATCGGCCAGGAGGAGGAGCGGTATTACGACGCCTCCGGGAAGCTGATCTACGAGGAGAACCCGGCCGTCAAGGCCGCGTGGGACGCCGCCACCGAGGCCGCCGACGCCGGGCTGAGCGCCAAGCTCGACCAATGGTCACCGCAGTGGAACCAGGCCTTCGCCGCCGGGTCCTTCGCGACCATCCCCTGCCCCGCCTGGATGCTCGGCTACATCAAGGGCCAGGCCGGCGACGCCGGCAAGGGCAAGTGGGACATCGCCAAGCTCCCCGGCGGCGCGGGCAACTGGGGCGGCTCGTACCTGACCGTGCCGCGCGCGGCCCAGCACAAGAAGGAGGCGTACGAGCTGATCACGTGGCTGACGGCGCCCGAGCAGCAGGCGAAGCTCTTCCGCAAGCAGGGCAACTTCCCCTCGTCGACCGGCGCCATCGCGAAGGTCGCCGACGCGAAGGACCCGTACTTCTCCGGCGCCCCGATCGGCAGGATCTTCGGCGACGCCGCGAAGGCCGCGCCCGTCCAGGTCCTCGGCGTGCACGACAAGAACGTCGCCGACCAGATCACCAACGCGCTGAGCGAGGTCGAGCGCAAGGGCACGGCGCCCGACAAGGCATGGGCCAACGCGCGGAAGGGCGTCGCGAACGTCATGGGCTGA